The Syngnathus typhle isolate RoL2023-S1 ecotype Sweden linkage group LG16, RoL_Styp_1.0, whole genome shotgun sequence genome includes a region encoding these proteins:
- the mark3a gene encoding MAP/microtubule affinity-regulating kinase 3a isoform X1, with the protein MSTKTPLPTVNEKATESHASSHGNGRQSSRSGVRSRSSDEPQQPHVGNYRLLKTIGKGNFAKVKLARHILTGREVAIKIIDKTQLNPNSLQKLFREVRIMKILNHPNIVKLFEVIETERTLYLVMEYASGGEVFDYLVAHGRMKEKEARAKFRQIVSAVQYCHQKHIVHRDLKAENLLLDADMNIKIADFGFSNEFTLGNKLDTFCGSPPYAAPELFQGKKYDGPEVDVWSLGVILYTLVSGSLPFDGQNLKELRERVLRGKYRIPFYMSTDCENLLKRFLVLNPAKRGTLEQIMKDRWINAGFEDDDLKPYVEPELDIADQKRIDVMVGMGYNLDEIQEALAKMKYNEITATYLLLGRKASEAEPGESASNSNLSLAKARPNSELNGQSPSQLKVQRSASSNHKQRRYSEQAGQNATAGTAQPKRSQTAAVDNGKDDSGVQLRKSGAPGSRVAPPAGPLLGNANNPNKADIPDRRKAGAVAHANNTASAGMTRRNTYVCSDRNNADRLSVIPNGKENSALVSPGGQHNPVASTHSVANASTPERLRFPRGTASRSTFHGGQLRDRRTATYNGPPASPSHSHDASPLSQARSRATSNLFSKLTSKLTRRNMSFRFTKRVSTEFERNGRLEGSSRHVPVGEAKGEMGKDGKPRSLRFTWSMRTTSSMEPADIMREIRKVLDANNCDYEQQESFLLLCVHGDGHAENLVQWEMEVCKLPRLSLNGVRFKRITGSSMAFKNIASKVANELKL; encoded by the exons CACGCGTCCTCTCACGGCAATGGCCGCCAGTCGTCCCGCTCGGGCGTGCGTTCTCGCAGCTCCGACGAGCCACAGCAGCCGCACGTGGGCAACTACCGCCTGCTTAAGACCATCGGGAAGGGCAACTTCGCCAAGGTCAAGCTGGCTCGCCACATCCTCACCGGCAGAGAG GTGGCCATCAAAATCATCGACAAGACGCAACTGAACCCCAACAGTCTTCAGAAG CTCTTCAGAGAAGTCCGAATAATGAAGATCTTGAATCATCCCAACATTG TCAAGCTGTTTGAGGTGATCGAGACGGAGAGGACACTCTACCTGGTCATGGAGTACGCCAGTGGAG GAGAAGTCTTCGACTACCTGGTAGCACATGGAAGAATGAAGGAGAAAGAGGCCAGAGCTAAATTTAGACAG ATTGTATCGGCGGTCCAGTACTGCCACCAGAAGCACATTGTGCACAGAGACCTCAAg GCGGAGAACCTGCTGCTGGACGCTGACATGAACATCAAGATCGCCGACTTTGGCTTCAGCAACGAGTTCACGCTGGGCAACAAACTGGACACCTTCTGTGGCTCGCCGCCGTACGCTGCGCCCGAGCTCTTCCAGGGCAAGAAGTACGACGGGCCTGAGGTGGACGTCTGGAGCCTGGGTGTCATCCTCTACACGCTTGTCAGCGGCTCACTGCCCTTTGACGGGCAGAACCTCAAG GAGCTTCGCGAGCGTGTGCTGCGAGGGAAGTACCGCATCCCCTTCTACATGTCCACCGACTGCGAGAACCTGCTCAAGCGCTTCCTGGTGCTCAACCCAGCCAAGCGCGGGACGCTCGAG CAAATCATGAAGGATCGCTGGATCAATGCCGGATTCGAAGACGACGATCTGAAGCCTTACGTGGAGCCGGAGCTGGACATCGCCGATCAGAAGAGAATAG aTGTGATGGTGGGCATGGGCTACAACTTGGACGAGATCCAGGAGGCTCTGGCCAAGATGAAGTACAACGAGATCACCGCCACCTATCTGCTGCTGGGCAGGAAAGCCTCGGAG GCAGAGCCCGGCGAGTCGGCGTCCAACAGCAACCTGTCGCTGGCCAAGGCCAGACCCAACAGCGAGCTCAATGGGCAATCACCCTCGCAACTCAAAGTCCAGAGGAGCGCCTCATCCAACCACAAGCAGCGGCGCTACAGCGAGCAAG CGGGCCAGAACGCCACAGCGGGCACAGCCCAGCCTAAGCGCAGCCAGACGGCCGCCGTCGACAACGGAAAGGACGACAGTGGAGTCCAGCTGCGCAAGTCAGGAGCCCCGGGGAGCCGCGTCGCGCCACCCGCCGGCCCACTGCTGGGCAACGCCAACAACCCCAACAAGGCCGACATACCTGACCGCCGGAAAGCTGGTGCCGTCGCGCACGCC AACAACACGGCGTCGGCGGGGATGACGCGCCGGAACACCTACGTGTGCAGCGACCGCAACAATGCTGACCGCCTCTCCGTCATTCCCAACGGGAAAGAGAACAG cgcaTTGGTGTCCCCGGGCGGCCAGCACAACCCAGTGGCGTCCACTCACAGTGTGGCCAACGCGTCCACGCCCGAGCGTTTGCGCTTCCCCCGCGGCACAGCCAGCCGCAGCACCTTCCACGGCGGGCAGCTGCGCGACCGGCGCACGGCCACCTACAACGGGCCACCTGCCTCACCCAGCCACTCGCACGATGCTTCACCGCTGTCGCAGGCACGAAGCCGCGCCACCAGCAACCTATTCTCCAAGCTCACCTCCAAGCTCACGCGCAG AAACATGTCGTTCAGGTTTACCAAAAG AGTCTCCACAGAGTTTGAGCGAAACGGGAGGCTTGAAGGCTCAAG CCGCCACGTGCCTGTCGGGGAGGCCAAGGGCGAGATGGGCAAAGATGGCAAGCCGCGCTCGCTGCGCTTCACGTGGAGCATGAGGACCACCAGCTCAATGGAGCCGGCCGACATCATGCGGGAGATCCGCAAAGTGCTGGATGCCAACAACTGTGACTACGAACAGCAGGAGAGCTTCCTGTTACTGTGCGTCCACGGCGACGGGCACGCCGAGAACCTGGTCCAGTGGGAGATGGAGGTGTGCAAGCTGCCGCGACTCTCGCTCAACGGCGTGCGCTTCAAGAGGATCACAGGCTCGTCCATGGCCTTCAAGAACATTGCCTCCAAGGTGGCCAACGAGCTCAAGCTATGA
- the mark3a gene encoding MAP/microtubule affinity-regulating kinase 3a isoform X4 gives MLHASSHGNGRQSSRSGVRSRSSDEPQQPHVGNYRLLKTIGKGNFAKVKLARHILTGREVAIKIIDKTQLNPNSLQKLFREVRIMKILNHPNIVKLFEVIETERTLYLVMEYASGGEVFDYLVAHGRMKEKEARAKFRQIVSAVQYCHQKHIVHRDLKAENLLLDADMNIKIADFGFSNEFTLGNKLDTFCGSPPYAAPELFQGKKYDGPEVDVWSLGVILYTLVSGSLPFDGQNLKELRERVLRGKYRIPFYMSTDCENLLKRFLVLNPAKRGTLEQIMKDRWINAGFEDDDLKPYVEPELDIADQKRIDVMVGMGYNLDEIQEALAKMKYNEITATYLLLGRKASEAEPGESASNSNLSLAKARPNSELNGQSPSQLKVQRSASSNHKQRRYSEQAGQNATAGTAQPKRSQTAAVDNGKDDSGVQLRKSGAPGSRVAPPAGPLLGNANNPNKADIPDRRKAGAVAHANNTASAGMTRRNTYVCSDRNNADRLSVIPNGKENSALVSPGGQHNPVASTHSVANASTPERLRFPRGTASRSTFHGGQLRDRRTATYNGPPASPSHSHDASPLSQARSRATSNLFSKLTSKLTRRNMSFRFTKRVSTEFERNGRLEGSSRHVPVGEAKGEMGKDGKPRSLRFTWSMRTTSSMEPADIMREIRKVLDANNCDYEQQESFLLLCVHGDGHAENLVQWEMEVCKLPRLSLNGVRFKRITGSSMAFKNIASKVANELKL, from the exons atgctg CACGCGTCCTCTCACGGCAATGGCCGCCAGTCGTCCCGCTCGGGCGTGCGTTCTCGCAGCTCCGACGAGCCACAGCAGCCGCACGTGGGCAACTACCGCCTGCTTAAGACCATCGGGAAGGGCAACTTCGCCAAGGTCAAGCTGGCTCGCCACATCCTCACCGGCAGAGAG GTGGCCATCAAAATCATCGACAAGACGCAACTGAACCCCAACAGTCTTCAGAAG CTCTTCAGAGAAGTCCGAATAATGAAGATCTTGAATCATCCCAACATTG TCAAGCTGTTTGAGGTGATCGAGACGGAGAGGACACTCTACCTGGTCATGGAGTACGCCAGTGGAG GAGAAGTCTTCGACTACCTGGTAGCACATGGAAGAATGAAGGAGAAAGAGGCCAGAGCTAAATTTAGACAG ATTGTATCGGCGGTCCAGTACTGCCACCAGAAGCACATTGTGCACAGAGACCTCAAg GCGGAGAACCTGCTGCTGGACGCTGACATGAACATCAAGATCGCCGACTTTGGCTTCAGCAACGAGTTCACGCTGGGCAACAAACTGGACACCTTCTGTGGCTCGCCGCCGTACGCTGCGCCCGAGCTCTTCCAGGGCAAGAAGTACGACGGGCCTGAGGTGGACGTCTGGAGCCTGGGTGTCATCCTCTACACGCTTGTCAGCGGCTCACTGCCCTTTGACGGGCAGAACCTCAAG GAGCTTCGCGAGCGTGTGCTGCGAGGGAAGTACCGCATCCCCTTCTACATGTCCACCGACTGCGAGAACCTGCTCAAGCGCTTCCTGGTGCTCAACCCAGCCAAGCGCGGGACGCTCGAG CAAATCATGAAGGATCGCTGGATCAATGCCGGATTCGAAGACGACGATCTGAAGCCTTACGTGGAGCCGGAGCTGGACATCGCCGATCAGAAGAGAATAG aTGTGATGGTGGGCATGGGCTACAACTTGGACGAGATCCAGGAGGCTCTGGCCAAGATGAAGTACAACGAGATCACCGCCACCTATCTGCTGCTGGGCAGGAAAGCCTCGGAG GCAGAGCCCGGCGAGTCGGCGTCCAACAGCAACCTGTCGCTGGCCAAGGCCAGACCCAACAGCGAGCTCAATGGGCAATCACCCTCGCAACTCAAAGTCCAGAGGAGCGCCTCATCCAACCACAAGCAGCGGCGCTACAGCGAGCAAG CGGGCCAGAACGCCACAGCGGGCACAGCCCAGCCTAAGCGCAGCCAGACGGCCGCCGTCGACAACGGAAAGGACGACAGTGGAGTCCAGCTGCGCAAGTCAGGAGCCCCGGGGAGCCGCGTCGCGCCACCCGCCGGCCCACTGCTGGGCAACGCCAACAACCCCAACAAGGCCGACATACCTGACCGCCGGAAAGCTGGTGCCGTCGCGCACGCC AACAACACGGCGTCGGCGGGGATGACGCGCCGGAACACCTACGTGTGCAGCGACCGCAACAATGCTGACCGCCTCTCCGTCATTCCCAACGGGAAAGAGAACAG cgcaTTGGTGTCCCCGGGCGGCCAGCACAACCCAGTGGCGTCCACTCACAGTGTGGCCAACGCGTCCACGCCCGAGCGTTTGCGCTTCCCCCGCGGCACAGCCAGCCGCAGCACCTTCCACGGCGGGCAGCTGCGCGACCGGCGCACGGCCACCTACAACGGGCCACCTGCCTCACCCAGCCACTCGCACGATGCTTCACCGCTGTCGCAGGCACGAAGCCGCGCCACCAGCAACCTATTCTCCAAGCTCACCTCCAAGCTCACGCGCAG AAACATGTCGTTCAGGTTTACCAAAAG AGTCTCCACAGAGTTTGAGCGAAACGGGAGGCTTGAAGGCTCAAG CCGCCACGTGCCTGTCGGGGAGGCCAAGGGCGAGATGGGCAAAGATGGCAAGCCGCGCTCGCTGCGCTTCACGTGGAGCATGAGGACCACCAGCTCAATGGAGCCGGCCGACATCATGCGGGAGATCCGCAAAGTGCTGGATGCCAACAACTGTGACTACGAACAGCAGGAGAGCTTCCTGTTACTGTGCGTCCACGGCGACGGGCACGCCGAGAACCTGGTCCAGTGGGAGATGGAGGTGTGCAAGCTGCCGCGACTCTCGCTCAACGGCGTGCGCTTCAAGAGGATCACAGGCTCGTCCATGGCCTTCAAGAACATTGCCTCCAAGGTGGCCAACGAGCTCAAGCTATGA
- the mark3a gene encoding MAP/microtubule affinity-regulating kinase 3a isoform X5, giving the protein MSTKTPLPTVNEKATESHASSHGNGRQSSRSGVRSRSSDEPQQPHVGNYRLLKTIGKGNFAKVKLARHILTGREVAIKIIDKTQLNPNSLQKLFREVRIMKILNHPNIVKLFEVIETERTLYLVMEYASGGEVFDYLVAHGRMKEKEARAKFRQIVSAVQYCHQKHIVHRDLKAENLLLDADMNIKIADFGFSNEFTLGNKLDTFCGSPPYAAPELFQGKKYDGPEVDVWSLGVILYTLVSGSLPFDGQNLKELRERVLRGKYRIPFYMSTDCENLLKRFLVLNPAKRGTLEQIMKDRWINAGFEDDDLKPYVEPELDIADQKRIDVMVGMGYNLDEIQEALAKMKYNEITATYLLLGRKASEAEPGESASNSNLSLAKARPNSELNGQSPSQLKVQRSASSNHKQRRYSEQAGQNATAGTAQPKRSQTAAVDNGKDDSGVQLRKSGAPGSRVAPPAGPLLGNANNPNKADIPDRRKAGAVAHANNTASAGMTRRNTYVCSDRNNADRLSVIPNGKENSALVSPGGQHNPVASTHSVANASTPERLRFPRGTASRSTFHGGQLRDRRTATYNGPPASPSHSHDASPLSQARSRATSNLFSKLTSKLTRSRHVPVGEAKGEMGKDGKPRSLRFTWSMRTTSSMEPADIMREIRKVLDANNCDYEQQESFLLLCVHGDGHAENLVQWEMEVCKLPRLSLNGVRFKRITGSSMAFKNIASKVANELKL; this is encoded by the exons CACGCGTCCTCTCACGGCAATGGCCGCCAGTCGTCCCGCTCGGGCGTGCGTTCTCGCAGCTCCGACGAGCCACAGCAGCCGCACGTGGGCAACTACCGCCTGCTTAAGACCATCGGGAAGGGCAACTTCGCCAAGGTCAAGCTGGCTCGCCACATCCTCACCGGCAGAGAG GTGGCCATCAAAATCATCGACAAGACGCAACTGAACCCCAACAGTCTTCAGAAG CTCTTCAGAGAAGTCCGAATAATGAAGATCTTGAATCATCCCAACATTG TCAAGCTGTTTGAGGTGATCGAGACGGAGAGGACACTCTACCTGGTCATGGAGTACGCCAGTGGAG GAGAAGTCTTCGACTACCTGGTAGCACATGGAAGAATGAAGGAGAAAGAGGCCAGAGCTAAATTTAGACAG ATTGTATCGGCGGTCCAGTACTGCCACCAGAAGCACATTGTGCACAGAGACCTCAAg GCGGAGAACCTGCTGCTGGACGCTGACATGAACATCAAGATCGCCGACTTTGGCTTCAGCAACGAGTTCACGCTGGGCAACAAACTGGACACCTTCTGTGGCTCGCCGCCGTACGCTGCGCCCGAGCTCTTCCAGGGCAAGAAGTACGACGGGCCTGAGGTGGACGTCTGGAGCCTGGGTGTCATCCTCTACACGCTTGTCAGCGGCTCACTGCCCTTTGACGGGCAGAACCTCAAG GAGCTTCGCGAGCGTGTGCTGCGAGGGAAGTACCGCATCCCCTTCTACATGTCCACCGACTGCGAGAACCTGCTCAAGCGCTTCCTGGTGCTCAACCCAGCCAAGCGCGGGACGCTCGAG CAAATCATGAAGGATCGCTGGATCAATGCCGGATTCGAAGACGACGATCTGAAGCCTTACGTGGAGCCGGAGCTGGACATCGCCGATCAGAAGAGAATAG aTGTGATGGTGGGCATGGGCTACAACTTGGACGAGATCCAGGAGGCTCTGGCCAAGATGAAGTACAACGAGATCACCGCCACCTATCTGCTGCTGGGCAGGAAAGCCTCGGAG GCAGAGCCCGGCGAGTCGGCGTCCAACAGCAACCTGTCGCTGGCCAAGGCCAGACCCAACAGCGAGCTCAATGGGCAATCACCCTCGCAACTCAAAGTCCAGAGGAGCGCCTCATCCAACCACAAGCAGCGGCGCTACAGCGAGCAAG CGGGCCAGAACGCCACAGCGGGCACAGCCCAGCCTAAGCGCAGCCAGACGGCCGCCGTCGACAACGGAAAGGACGACAGTGGAGTCCAGCTGCGCAAGTCAGGAGCCCCGGGGAGCCGCGTCGCGCCACCCGCCGGCCCACTGCTGGGCAACGCCAACAACCCCAACAAGGCCGACATACCTGACCGCCGGAAAGCTGGTGCCGTCGCGCACGCC AACAACACGGCGTCGGCGGGGATGACGCGCCGGAACACCTACGTGTGCAGCGACCGCAACAATGCTGACCGCCTCTCCGTCATTCCCAACGGGAAAGAGAACAG cgcaTTGGTGTCCCCGGGCGGCCAGCACAACCCAGTGGCGTCCACTCACAGTGTGGCCAACGCGTCCACGCCCGAGCGTTTGCGCTTCCCCCGCGGCACAGCCAGCCGCAGCACCTTCCACGGCGGGCAGCTGCGCGACCGGCGCACGGCCACCTACAACGGGCCACCTGCCTCACCCAGCCACTCGCACGATGCTTCACCGCTGTCGCAGGCACGAAGCCGCGCCACCAGCAACCTATTCTCCAAGCTCACCTCCAAGCTCACGCGCAG CCGCCACGTGCCTGTCGGGGAGGCCAAGGGCGAGATGGGCAAAGATGGCAAGCCGCGCTCGCTGCGCTTCACGTGGAGCATGAGGACCACCAGCTCAATGGAGCCGGCCGACATCATGCGGGAGATCCGCAAAGTGCTGGATGCCAACAACTGTGACTACGAACAGCAGGAGAGCTTCCTGTTACTGTGCGTCCACGGCGACGGGCACGCCGAGAACCTGGTCCAGTGGGAGATGGAGGTGTGCAAGCTGCCGCGACTCTCGCTCAACGGCGTGCGCTTCAAGAGGATCACAGGCTCGTCCATGGCCTTCAAGAACATTGCCTCCAAGGTGGCCAACGAGCTCAAGCTATGA
- the mark3a gene encoding MAP/microtubule affinity-regulating kinase 3a isoform X2 — protein sequence MSTKTPLPTVNEKATESHASSHGNGRQSSRSGVRSRSSDEPQQPHVGNYRLLKTIGKGNFAKVKLARHILTGREVAIKIIDKTQLNPNSLQKLFREVRIMKILNHPNIVKLFEVIETERTLYLVMEYASGGEVFDYLVAHGRMKEKEARAKFRQIVSAVQYCHQKHIVHRDLKAENLLLDADMNIKIADFGFSNEFTLGNKLDTFCGSPPYAAPELFQGKKYDGPEVDVWSLGVILYTLVSGSLPFDGQNLKELRERVLRGKYRIPFYMSTDCENLLKRFLVLNPAKRGTLEQIMKDRWINAGFEDDDLKPYVEPELDIADQKRIDVMVGMGYNLDEIQEALAKMKYNEITATYLLLGRKASEAEPGESASNSNLSLAKARPNSELNGQSPSQLKVQRSASSNHKQRRYSEQAGQNATAGTAQPKRSQTAAVDNGKDDSGVQLRKSGAPGSRVAPPAGPLLGNANNPNKADIPDRRKAGAVAHANNTASAGMTRRNTYVCSDRNNADRLSVIPNGKENSALVSPGGQHNPVASTHSVANASTPERLRFPRGTASRSTFHGGQLRDRRTATYNGPPASPSHSHDASPLSQARSRATSNLFSKLTSKLTRRVSTEFERNGRLEGSSRHVPVGEAKGEMGKDGKPRSLRFTWSMRTTSSMEPADIMREIRKVLDANNCDYEQQESFLLLCVHGDGHAENLVQWEMEVCKLPRLSLNGVRFKRITGSSMAFKNIASKVANELKL from the exons CACGCGTCCTCTCACGGCAATGGCCGCCAGTCGTCCCGCTCGGGCGTGCGTTCTCGCAGCTCCGACGAGCCACAGCAGCCGCACGTGGGCAACTACCGCCTGCTTAAGACCATCGGGAAGGGCAACTTCGCCAAGGTCAAGCTGGCTCGCCACATCCTCACCGGCAGAGAG GTGGCCATCAAAATCATCGACAAGACGCAACTGAACCCCAACAGTCTTCAGAAG CTCTTCAGAGAAGTCCGAATAATGAAGATCTTGAATCATCCCAACATTG TCAAGCTGTTTGAGGTGATCGAGACGGAGAGGACACTCTACCTGGTCATGGAGTACGCCAGTGGAG GAGAAGTCTTCGACTACCTGGTAGCACATGGAAGAATGAAGGAGAAAGAGGCCAGAGCTAAATTTAGACAG ATTGTATCGGCGGTCCAGTACTGCCACCAGAAGCACATTGTGCACAGAGACCTCAAg GCGGAGAACCTGCTGCTGGACGCTGACATGAACATCAAGATCGCCGACTTTGGCTTCAGCAACGAGTTCACGCTGGGCAACAAACTGGACACCTTCTGTGGCTCGCCGCCGTACGCTGCGCCCGAGCTCTTCCAGGGCAAGAAGTACGACGGGCCTGAGGTGGACGTCTGGAGCCTGGGTGTCATCCTCTACACGCTTGTCAGCGGCTCACTGCCCTTTGACGGGCAGAACCTCAAG GAGCTTCGCGAGCGTGTGCTGCGAGGGAAGTACCGCATCCCCTTCTACATGTCCACCGACTGCGAGAACCTGCTCAAGCGCTTCCTGGTGCTCAACCCAGCCAAGCGCGGGACGCTCGAG CAAATCATGAAGGATCGCTGGATCAATGCCGGATTCGAAGACGACGATCTGAAGCCTTACGTGGAGCCGGAGCTGGACATCGCCGATCAGAAGAGAATAG aTGTGATGGTGGGCATGGGCTACAACTTGGACGAGATCCAGGAGGCTCTGGCCAAGATGAAGTACAACGAGATCACCGCCACCTATCTGCTGCTGGGCAGGAAAGCCTCGGAG GCAGAGCCCGGCGAGTCGGCGTCCAACAGCAACCTGTCGCTGGCCAAGGCCAGACCCAACAGCGAGCTCAATGGGCAATCACCCTCGCAACTCAAAGTCCAGAGGAGCGCCTCATCCAACCACAAGCAGCGGCGCTACAGCGAGCAAG CGGGCCAGAACGCCACAGCGGGCACAGCCCAGCCTAAGCGCAGCCAGACGGCCGCCGTCGACAACGGAAAGGACGACAGTGGAGTCCAGCTGCGCAAGTCAGGAGCCCCGGGGAGCCGCGTCGCGCCACCCGCCGGCCCACTGCTGGGCAACGCCAACAACCCCAACAAGGCCGACATACCTGACCGCCGGAAAGCTGGTGCCGTCGCGCACGCC AACAACACGGCGTCGGCGGGGATGACGCGCCGGAACACCTACGTGTGCAGCGACCGCAACAATGCTGACCGCCTCTCCGTCATTCCCAACGGGAAAGAGAACAG cgcaTTGGTGTCCCCGGGCGGCCAGCACAACCCAGTGGCGTCCACTCACAGTGTGGCCAACGCGTCCACGCCCGAGCGTTTGCGCTTCCCCCGCGGCACAGCCAGCCGCAGCACCTTCCACGGCGGGCAGCTGCGCGACCGGCGCACGGCCACCTACAACGGGCCACCTGCCTCACCCAGCCACTCGCACGATGCTTCACCGCTGTCGCAGGCACGAAGCCGCGCCACCAGCAACCTATTCTCCAAGCTCACCTCCAAGCTCACGCGCAG AGTCTCCACAGAGTTTGAGCGAAACGGGAGGCTTGAAGGCTCAAG CCGCCACGTGCCTGTCGGGGAGGCCAAGGGCGAGATGGGCAAAGATGGCAAGCCGCGCTCGCTGCGCTTCACGTGGAGCATGAGGACCACCAGCTCAATGGAGCCGGCCGACATCATGCGGGAGATCCGCAAAGTGCTGGATGCCAACAACTGTGACTACGAACAGCAGGAGAGCTTCCTGTTACTGTGCGTCCACGGCGACGGGCACGCCGAGAACCTGGTCCAGTGGGAGATGGAGGTGTGCAAGCTGCCGCGACTCTCGCTCAACGGCGTGCGCTTCAAGAGGATCACAGGCTCGTCCATGGCCTTCAAGAACATTGCCTCCAAGGTGGCCAACGAGCTCAAGCTATGA